AGCTGCCTTGTGGGTTATCATTCTTCCTGCTGTAGGATGGAGCATAGCTATCATTCCACGCTATACAGAGGTGACAGAGGAACAAATAATCGTCAAGCAAATATGGGGGCAACTGGTCTTCGACAGGAAGGAAATGGAAATAGTGCCCATCGGCAAGGACGATCTCAAAAGCTCGCTTCGCACATTCGGCAATGGAGGTCTATTCGGCTATGCCGGTTATTTCCGGAATAAGAAACTGGGGAAGTACCGTATGTATGTAACGCGCTTGAAAGACTTATCGCTGCTCACGGATCGCAACGGCAAGAAAACGGTGATCAACCTGCGACAGGTATAACCCATATAGCCGGCCGAATCGTCATCATCAACGTGAGTCCGCCACAAGGGTACCCTTATCTCATCATAATTCGCTTTTAGTTTACGCGCCCAAAATTTGTGGCTTATCACCCCTGAAAACGTGGCGCGTAAACTTTTTTGTTTTGGCGCGAGAAATAAATAATTCCCGCGCCAGAACGAAAAACATCTCGCGCCAAAACGGGAAAATTCTCGCGCGACTTTTCAGGAAAAACACGCGTCACTTTTTTATACTGACGACTGACGTGTACTGAAAAAATGAGGCTTGAGGAGGTCAAAAAAAAGCAGTAATTGTGAAGAAACATCGGACCGTTTCCGATCAGTTTTACGCCAAGATCGATATTGCAACATTGTAATTTCAAATAGTGTCGTTTCCTGATTTCGGTTGACTCTTGGGAGTCAATCCTGAGGTCGCTTGCTTAATGTTGCACCGGTGGGTGGAATCTGCAGGTTGATCACAATGAAGAGAGTAACGAAAAGTTATTGTAACTTTGCCGTGCTTTTGAGAGATATGACCATATAATGTCCAATCTATTAGCAACAAGACGATTAAAAAACAAATGGAAAACTTAAAGAACATTCAGCCCAGAGAGGATTTCAACTGGGAAGAGTTTGAGGCCGGTGGCGTCCATGCTGCCGTGAGTCGTCAGGAGCAGGAAGCTGCTTATGACAAAACGCTCAATACCATCAAGGAAAAGGAAGTGGTAATGGGTAGGGTAACTGCTATCAACAAGCGTGAAGTGGTTATCAATGTAGGGTACAAATCGGAAGGTGTGGTACCTGCAACAGAATTCCGCTACAATCCCGAACTCAAAGTGGGAGACGAAGTGGAAGTATATATCGAGAATCAGGAAGATAAGAAGGGCCAGCTCGTCTTGTCTCACCGCAAGGCTCGTGCCGCTCGCTCTTGGGAGCGCGTAAACGAGGCTCTCGAAAAAGACGAAATCGTAAAGGGCTATGTGAAGTGTCGTACCAAGGGTGGTATGATCGTCGATGTATTCGGTATCGAGGCGTTCCTCCCGGGATCACAGATCGACGTGCGCCCCATTCGCGACTACGATGCATTCGTTGAGAAGACGATGGAGTTCAAGATTGTGAAAATCAATCAAGAATACAAGAATGTAGTTGTTTCTCACAAGGTGCTTATCGAAGCAGAGCTCGAACAACAGAAGAAAGAAATCATCGGCAAGCTCGAAAAAGGACAGGTACTCGAAGGTATCGTCAAGAATATTACTTCTTACGGAGTATTTATCGACCTCGGTGGAGTGGATGGTCTTATCCATATCACTGACCTTTCTTGGGGTCGTGTGGCTCATCCGGAAGAAATCGTACAGCTGGATCAGAAGATCAATGTCGTTATCCTCGACTTTGATGAAGATCGCAAGCGTATCGCTCTCGGACTCAAACAGCTGATGCCTCATCCTTGGGATGCTCTCGACAGCGAGCTTAAGGTAGGCGATAAGGTGAAGGGTAAAGTTGTGGTGATGGCAGATTACGGTGCATTCGTTGAGATTGCACAGGGCGTTGAGGGTCTTATCCATGTGAGCGAAATGTCATGGACACAGCACTTGCGTTCTGCTCAGGACTTCCTGCATGTAGGCGACGAAGTGGAAGCCGTAATCCTGACGCTCGACCGCGAAGAACGCAAGATGTCGCTCGGTCTGAAGCAACTCAAGCCGGATCCCTGGGCTGATATCGAAACTCGTTTCCCTGTAGGCTCTCGTCACCATGCTCGTGTTCGCAACTTCACCAATTTCGGTGTATTCGTTGAGATCGAAGAGGGCGTAGATGGCCTTATCCATATTTCCGACCTTTCTTGGACGAAGAAGATCAAACACCCCAGCGAGTTTACGGAAGTAGGTGCTGATATCGAAGTTCAGGTAATCGAGATCGACAAGGAAAACCGTCGTCTCAGCTTGGGTCACAAACAGTTGGAAGAGAATCCTTGGGATGTATTCGAGACGGTATTCACTGTAGGATCTATCCACGAAGGAACGGTAATCGAAGTGATGGACAAGGGTGCTGTCGTTTCTCTGCCTTACGGTGTGGAAGGTTTTGCCACTCCGAAGCACATGGTGAAGGAAGATGGCTCACAGGCTGTACTCGAAGAGAAGTTACCTTTCAAGGTTATTGAGTTCAATAAGGATGCCAAGCGAATCATTGTATCTCATAGCCGTGTATTCGAAGATGAGCAGAAAATGGCTCAGCGTGAAGCCAATGCAGAGCGTAAGGCTGAAGCCAAAGCGGCTCAGAAAGAAGCAGCTGCCGAAGCTGCCAATCCTGCACAGGCTGTAGAGAAAGCCACTCTCGGAGACCTCGGCGAATTGGCCGCTTTGAAAGAAAAGCTTTCAGAAAACTAAAAACTACTACGGATCATACGCGCTTTTGGGCGTATGATCCACTTTATAAGAGAGGCTGTGCCGAAGTGTTTTCGGCACAGCCTCTCTTATATTCACTTGGCCCACTTAGTCCTGAGATAATATTAACGTCAGTTCGGCGTAAGAAAACGCCAATGTATTCATTCCCTGATTAGCGGTTAACGCACTAATATTTTGGATGTTATAGGTTGTTCCGTTCAGGCAATTGTATAGGGGGCAATCCTGCTTCTGCTTGGATCGGACCAACATTGAAATTCGGATTGCTTTTGACCGAATGTTGCAGTCCGCACAGGGAGATGGGCTATACCACAAGGCAGATGGCGGTACACCGTAGAGGATAACGGGCTATCCCGTACGGCTCTTCGAGCTACGCTGTAGAGCTCTTCGAGGTACGCTCTACAGCGTAGCGAGCCGAGCCGTAGAGTTCCGCTCCGGGAGCCGTAGAGGTAGGTGGCCGAGCTGAGCCGTAGAGCCCGGCGCAGCGAGCCCTACAGCGTAGCTCGAAGAGCTGTAGAGCGCAGCTCGGTACGCTCTACGGCGCAGCCCGAGTCGCTGTAGGGCGTAGCTCGCCCCCCTTCGGAGTATGTTCCGAACGGCTATAAAACAATGCGGATTCGATCTGAAGAAAAATATGCAATATGCTGTTTGTCAGCGTATTTCATTTCTCGGTTGAGAGATTTCAGCTTCGAGAAGCTCCGACGTCCAATGAGACGTCAAACATAAAAAAGTAACGCAATAGGATCAAGGGACGAGTACGTTAGATGTGGCCAAAAGGATTACAACGTACCCTTAGCTCCAATTCATGAAAAATATTTGTCGGTGGGGTTTAAGATTTACCGAAAGAAGGTGAAATTGACAGAACCGTAGGCTCTATGTTCCTCGAATCGGGGATGTTCTGTAAAGCTGAAATCCTTAGGGTGCTCGAGAATGAAAAGCCCGTCTTCAGCCAGTATGTTACTTTCTAATACTTTGGTCGGTAGCTGCTCCAGCTCTGTCAAGGCGTAGGGTGGATCGGCAAAGACTAAGTCATAGCGGTGGCATGCTTTGTTGCGTTCCAGAAATAAAAATACATCCGTCTCGAAGACTCTCCAGCAGTTTTCTTCGTTCAGATGCTTAATGAGGTTGCGAATAAAGGCTGCATGCTCACGGCGTTTTTCTATGGAAGTGACGGATGAACAACCCCGAGATACTAATTCCAATGCTATACTCCCCGTGCCGGAGAATAGGTCGATAGCCGAAAGTCCTTCGAAATCGAAACGGTTGGATAGGATGTTGAAGAGGTTCTCTTTGGCAAAATCCGTTGTGGGACGGGCGTTGAAGCTTTTGGGTACATCGAAACGCCTGTGTCCGTATTTACCTCTGATTACACGCATAGGGAAAGAAGTGGAGGAGAGAGTTCGAGTATGGCGTTACACCGGCTCTTTGCACAGTTCGATATGGCGGAAGAACGGCTCCAATATTTGCCTGAGATCTTCCTTTCCGACAGAGTGGTCGCGGACATTTTGTTGGATACAGATAACGATACGGTCATGCTCTATATCCAACCGTAAGCTCTTCCAGACGGTGACCAGATAGAAAAGGACTTCCTCCTCGATGGAGCGAACGCCTTGGTTGTCCGTGAGGCTGTATGTATTGGCAAAGAGCAGACTACCTCCTTCGAATACGAAGAGGTCGAGTTTGTCATGCCGGAGATTGAGGGCAACTCTTTTGGCCGTATGTTGCCTGCTCTGTCGCTCCGTTTCTTTGAAAAAGGGGATAAAGCCGGGGGTGAACTCTGTTCCGATCTGTGTCCTTCTTAGAAATTCATAGAGAGGCTTGTCCCAAGCCAAAATCAGCATCTTATCCTGATGAGGCAGGTTGTACTCCATGACGGCTACGCCCTTGCCTTCGTCCGGCAGGTGGACGGCAGTCCTCAGCCAATAGTCGGCTCTACCCTCTTCGTACAAAGCGCGAGGAATAAGAACGTACGAATCCGGACGATAGCTGACATGTACGCGACGATATGGGAAAGTGAGATGCTGGTAATGGAAAAAAAGTTCTTTTACGGCGGCGCAATAGTCTTCCGCTCCCGAATCGAACGGGTAGGTGCATGTGCTGCATGCCTTGCCCTCTGTATCGGAGAGGCTAAAAACAAGTCCATCCGATAGGAATCGGATGGACATATCGTAGCTTTCTGCAGTGTGAGCAGAGAGGGTAGCCGGAATATCGGAAGCAGGGATTTCCACGCACTATGCTTCCGAGATTATTCCCAGTTACCGGTATTCTTCACTTCTTTCAGCGATCCGATGCGAAGGCCAGCATATCCATTGGTACGGGCTTCTGCATCGTTTATTTTCATCTTCAGACGAATCTGATCCTGATCGCTGAGGTAGTCGACGAAAGGTACCGATGCCTGAAATACGGATACATCTATAGTGTCCCGACCTATCTCCTGTTGGATGGAGCCTACCTCAACCAAAATCTTTTTGCCGGCAAAACCGGGAATGTCCAAGACCGTATTGGGGTCAATACCTTTGAGCAGAGAGTCCTTGGCTGCTACCCACACCGTATCGCGTTTGAGCAAGCCTGCACGAGCTGCCTGTGCTTCGGTCATTCCTTTGTCGCGCATGTCGTCGGTGTATTCGCCTTCGGCATTCACGTAGTAGACACGGCCGTTAGCGAGGAAGCTTACCAATTCATCTGCTGTGGCATAGCGACCATACATGCTTTCGAATGCAGCTTGATAGTCAGCTATATTTTTCAGCTTCTTTTGGATAGCTGTTTCACGACTGGCCTGAATCTTGTCGAAACTAACGGGGGTATATATGCTCATCACGGTGAGATATGCCAACACCACGACTGCTACAGCCACCAAAATCTTGATTAAAGTCTTCATCGTTATCTTACTTTGTTTTTGTATTAAAATCTCTTCTAAAGACGCTTCCTAATTCGTATTGCCCCACCGAATCCGAGGATATCGTTCAAAGGAAGTAACTTAGTCCCCGCAAATATACGATTTGTATAAAGATGGACAATTATTTGGCCGAGCAAATATTGAAAAATTTGCCGTTTACCCCGACACAAAGCCAAGATTCGGCTATTCGATCTTTGGCAAAGTATCTGTTCGACAGGGAACCTTATTCGGTTTTTTTGCTTCGCGGATATGCCGGTACGGGTAAGACACAGCTTATCGCTTCTGTGGTGCAGACTATTCTCGAGCAGGGAGCAGATTGTGAACTGCTGGCACCGACCGGACGTGCAGCCAAGGTACTGACGACCTATACACGACATCAGGCTTATACCATTCATCGTCAGATCTATCAGGCCACGGCCGCCGGAATAGAAGAAGGAGGTGCTTACAGGATCCGCCGCAGTAGCGGACGGAGTACAGTGTTCATCGTGGACGAATCCTCCATGATCGGGAATGAAAGCGTCGAGCCTACGCCCTTTGGCTCGGGCAGTCTGCTGAACGATTTACTGGCGTACGTGAACGAAACGGATGGTTGCCGTCTGATTCTGGCCGGAGATATGGCACAGCTTCCGCCGGTCAGCAGTGTGGTGAGTCCGGCATTGGATGCCGGAGTAATGGAAACTTCCTACGGATTGCGTATACATGAATGTACACTGACCGAGGTGGTACGTCAGCAGAAAGAATCCGCCATTCTCTCTCTGGCCACGAGCCTACGCCGTTTACTTTCCAATGGTATTTCGGAAAAAATCAAGTTGAACATAAGGGATTCGGGAGATGTGTCGGCTATTTCCGGCACTGAACTGATAGAAGCACTGGATGCTTCGTTTCGGACTGTAGGCATGGACGAGACCATTATTGTCAGCTATTCCAATAAACGTGCTTTGGCCTATAATCTGGGCATCCGCAGTCAGGTATTGTACTACGAAGAAGAGTTGGTTCGGGGCGATCGATTGGTGGTGACGCGGAATAACTATCGTTATTGTGACAGGCGAGACAAGACAGACTTCGTTGCCAATGGAGAGATCGTGGAGATTTTGCGGTTGGGCAAACGATACGAGCTGTACGGATTTAGATTTGCCGATGCTACCATCAGCCTTGTGGAGCAAGGGCGCGAGATAGAAGCAAGATTGCTCCTCGATGGACTGACAGCCGAAACAGCCGGCTTGACTCATGCACAAAGACAAAAACTGTATGATGCAGTTGCTGAGGACTATAATTCTATGGCAAGTATCCCGGCCAGACGCAAAGCGATCAAAGAGGATGCTTTCTTTTCGGCCTTGGAAGTAAAGTATGCCTATGCCATCACCTGCCACAAAGCGCAGGGAGGACAGTGGAAACATGTCTATGTAGATATGGGTATGCTCAGTTATCTGCCTCATGACGAGCAACTCTGTCGTTGGCTGTATACGGCAGTTACCCGAGCTTCGGAGCGACTCTTTCTGGTCAATACTCCGAAGGATATGCTCCCATAAGAGGGGAAAAAGCTCCTTACAAATGGAAGTAGAGACCTATACTCACCAATTCGTTCACCTGCCAATACGTTCCTTTACCGTCCGGCAGCGATACGCTGTCGTCATAGCGCAGGTATAGATATATACGGGTACTCAGCAGTTTGGAGAGCGACAGGTTGAGGGCATTTTCAAATTCTGCCACCGTATTATCGTATGTGGTATTGGCATACAGGCGCGACTGCCAACTCAGACGACTATCGAAGTTCCATACGAGTTCGGCTTTTATGGCCGAACCCAATTCGTGTACGATGGTCTTTCCTTCGGGAAAGCCGTGGCGAGCCAAGTCTATATCGTCTCTGATCGACCATTTGAGGATGTACGAGAGGGGAGATAGGAACAGTCCCAGTTTGGCGGACTTGCCATAGACTTTTTTACTTTTTGTATCCAGTTCGTACTTCATACCGATACCGGAATTGAAGATCATCGGAGCAAGGAATGAAGATTGCTTTTTTAGGCTGTTTTCAGCTCGATTGGTAAATAGCTGTGTACGCATTTCCGCATCGAAAGAATAGTACCACTGCTTGAAAGCCTTATAGCCGAAGTTGGAACGCAGGCGGAGCAAATCCTCGGCCACTCGATAGCGATTGACCGTGTCTTTGGCTGCATTGAAGACACTTAGTTTGTTTTCCAACTCATTTTTCCAGCGAATCTTCTTATTGCGATATTGGCGGACGATCAGATTGCCGAACATGATATTCAGGTTGCTCGATCCTCCTTTGTACCAGTTTTCGGAAATGTAGTTCTGAGAGAACTGCAGCATAGTCTCCATGCTGAAAAACCAGTAGCGGGGTTTGAGTTCGATTCCGCGGATTTTTTCCGGCCTGATTATTCTGTCGGATAAGGCTCCCCCATCGATGAGCTGAATGTTTTGTGGTTTTATATAGGAATAATCCGGTGCGAAAGGTTCCAATTCCGTACGGCTATATGTGAAAAGATCCAATCGGCGATACTGCAGTTCGGTCAGGACTCTGCGTGTCAATTCCACTTCTGCAATCATGTCGCTCAGATCCGGTACGGGAAGAGGTTCTGTCCGGCGGACTTGTTGCAAACGCGAGGGTATCTCAGGCATGGTGATTTGCCACAGTCCTGCTGCTAACGGACCGGAAGAATTTTCGGCTACGAGCGGTAGTTGCAGATAGTTCATCAGCAGGCGGCCGGAGACTATCGGAGATGTCGGGAGGCTGTCTGTGTCGGCTAACGGAGGATTTTGCAGTTGGGACAGTGGAAGCACAGGCTTCGTGGCCATCGCACCGGTAGCTCCCATAAAGCAACAGAACAGGAATATGGAGAGGAGATATCTTATCTTCATTGTAGTCAAAAACAGTTTTTATATAACCATTTTATGCGGGCAAAGTTATACTATTCTTTATTTTCCTTTTTGGGGGAATTTTCTACAACAGGATAAGATCATATTTTTACGCTTTGTATCCTGTTTTTTGAAAAAGTAAACCCCGAGAGTTTTTATTTGACTCTCGGGGTTCGCTTTCGTTTATTATCTGTATCGGCGAAGTTTTCTATTGATTGTTGAAAACCTCACATGCACTGCAGAGGCTCGGAACCAAATTGCGGTCGCCATAGCCGTTGTCGATACGGGCTACATTGAGCCAGAACTTATTCTCACGCAGGTATTCCAGCGGATAGGCTGCCTTTTCGCGAGAGTATGGATGCGACCAGTCGTTAGCCGTCACTTCGTACTGAGGATGCGGAGCATTCTTCAATACGTTGTCGATAGCATCCTGTTCGCCACGAGCCACTTCCTGTATCTCTTCCCAGATACAGTTCATCACATCGATGAAACGATCCAGCTCGGCCAGACTCTCACTCTCTGTCGGCTCTATCATCAGAGTGCCATGTACGGGGAAAGAGAGCGTCGGAGCATGGTAGCCGAAGTCCATCAGACGCTTGGCTATGTCGTTCTCGTCGATACCGCTTTCTTTGATCTTGCGACATTCGAGGATCA
This genomic stretch from Porphyromonas gingivalis ATCC 33277 harbors:
- a CDS encoding PH domain-containing protein is translated as MKTGRQYYPLSIRQRIFSILIILLIVFAPIPAWYNGMWVLVAALWVIILPAVGWSIAIIPRYTEVTEEQIIVKQIWGQLVFDRKEMEIVPIGKDDLKSSLRTFGNGGLFGYAGYFRNKKLGKYRMYVTRLKDLSLLTDRNGKKTVINLRQV
- a CDS encoding DUF1661 domain-containing protein, producing MFFVLARELFISRAKTKKFTRHVFRGDKPQILGA
- a CDS encoding DUF1661 domain-containing protein — translated: MPAPERKTSRAKTGKFSRDFSGKTRVTFLY
- the rpsA gene encoding 30S ribosomal protein S1 codes for the protein MENLKNIQPREDFNWEEFEAGGVHAAVSRQEQEAAYDKTLNTIKEKEVVMGRVTAINKREVVINVGYKSEGVVPATEFRYNPELKVGDEVEVYIENQEDKKGQLVLSHRKARAARSWERVNEALEKDEIVKGYVKCRTKGGMIVDVFGIEAFLPGSQIDVRPIRDYDAFVEKTMEFKIVKINQEYKNVVVSHKVLIEAELEQQKKEIIGKLEKGQVLEGIVKNITSYGVFIDLGGVDGLIHITDLSWGRVAHPEEIVQLDQKINVVILDFDEDRKRIALGLKQLMPHPWDALDSELKVGDKVKGKVVVMADYGAFVEIAQGVEGLIHVSEMSWTQHLRSAQDFLHVGDEVEAVILTLDREERKMSLGLKQLKPDPWADIETRFPVGSRHHARVRNFTNFGVFVEIEEGVDGLIHISDLSWTKKIKHPSEFTEVGADIEVQVIEIDKENRRLSLGHKQLEENPWDVFETVFTVGSIHEGTVIEVMDKGAVVSLPYGVEGFATPKHMVKEDGSQAVLEEKLPFKVIEFNKDAKRIIVSHSRVFEDEQKMAQREANAERKAEAKAAQKEAAAEAANPAQAVEKATLGDLGELAALKEKLSEN
- a CDS encoding RsmD family RNA methyltransferase; translation: MRVIRGKYGHRRFDVPKSFNARPTTDFAKENLFNILSNRFDFEGLSAIDLFSGTGSIALELVSRGCSSVTSIEKRREHAAFIRNLIKHLNEENCWRVFETDVFLFLERNKACHRYDLVFADPPYALTELEQLPTKVLESNILAEDGLFILEHPKDFSFTEHPRFEEHRAYGSVNFTFFR
- a CDS encoding DUF3822 family protein, which translates into the protein MEIPASDIPATLSAHTAESYDMSIRFLSDGLVFSLSDTEGKACSTCTYPFDSGAEDYCAAVKELFFHYQHLTFPYRRVHVSYRPDSYVLIPRALYEEGRADYWLRTAVHLPDEGKGVAVMEYNLPHQDKMLILAWDKPLYEFLRRTQIGTEFTPGFIPFFKETERQSRQHTAKRVALNLRHDKLDLFVFEGGSLLFANTYSLTDNQGVRSIEEEVLFYLVTVWKSLRLDIEHDRIVICIQQNVRDHSVGKEDLRQILEPFFRHIELCKEPV
- a CDS encoding ATP-dependent DNA helicase, coding for MDNYLAEQILKNLPFTPTQSQDSAIRSLAKYLFDREPYSVFLLRGYAGTGKTQLIASVVQTILEQGADCELLAPTGRAAKVLTTYTRHQAYTIHRQIYQATAAGIEEGGAYRIRRSSGRSTVFIVDESSMIGNESVEPTPFGSGSLLNDLLAYVNETDGCRLILAGDMAQLPPVSSVVSPALDAGVMETSYGLRIHECTLTEVVRQQKESAILSLATSLRRLLSNGISEKIKLNIRDSGDVSAISGTELIEALDASFRTVGMDETIIVSYSNKRALAYNLGIRSQVLYYEEELVRGDRLVVTRNNYRYCDRRDKTDFVANGEIVEILRLGKRYELYGFRFADATISLVEQGREIEARLLLDGLTAETAGLTHAQRQKLYDAVAEDYNSMASIPARRKAIKEDAFFSALEVKYAYAITCHKAQGGQWKHVYVDMGMLSYLPHDEQLCRWLYTAVTRASERLFLVNTPKDMLP
- a CDS encoding DUF3078 domain-containing protein, with product MKIRYLLSIFLFCCFMGATGAMATKPVLPLSQLQNPPLADTDSLPTSPIVSGRLLMNYLQLPLVAENSSGPLAAGLWQITMPEIPSRLQQVRRTEPLPVPDLSDMIAEVELTRRVLTELQYRRLDLFTYSRTELEPFAPDYSYIKPQNIQLIDGGALSDRIIRPEKIRGIELKPRYWFFSMETMLQFSQNYISENWYKGGSSNLNIMFGNLIVRQYRNKKIRWKNELENKLSVFNAAKDTVNRYRVAEDLLRLRSNFGYKAFKQWYYSFDAEMRTQLFTNRAENSLKKQSSFLAPMIFNSGIGMKYELDTKSKKVYGKSAKLGLFLSPLSYILKWSIRDDIDLARHGFPEGKTIVHELGSAIKAELVWNFDSRLSWQSRLYANTTYDNTVAEFENALNLSLSKLLSTRIYLYLRYDDSVSLPDGKGTYWQVNELVSIGLYFHL